In Photobacterium sp. TLY01, the following proteins share a genomic window:
- a CDS encoding glutathione S-transferase, which yields MKIYELAQSPSARRVSIFLAEMGIDVERVSVDIRGGENLSDAFQAKSQNSLIPVLELNDGTTICESIAICRYFDESYPSEHSLFGQTPLEKAQIEMWQRIIEFKGLFVAMQAFRNLTGVYKDRETCVESWGEVSRQRLIEFLPTLDKRLFESTFVAGERFTVADISAYVMCNFMKNLDIHLDTGLPHLQAWFETVNQRPSVRP from the coding sequence ATGAAAATCTATGAACTAGCTCAATCTCCAAGTGCTCGCCGTGTCAGTATTTTCCTTGCAGAAATGGGAATTGACGTTGAACGGGTCTCAGTGGATATTCGCGGGGGTGAAAACTTATCAGACGCCTTTCAGGCAAAGAGTCAAAATAGCCTGATACCTGTTCTTGAACTCAATGACGGCACGACGATTTGCGAATCGATCGCCATTTGCCGGTATTTTGATGAGAGTTATCCCAGTGAACATTCCTTATTCGGACAAACACCGTTAGAAAAAGCGCAAATAGAAATGTGGCAAAGAATTATTGAATTCAAAGGTTTATTCGTTGCTATGCAAGCTTTCAGAAATTTGACCGGTGTCTATAAAGACAGAGAAACCTGTGTGGAATCTTGGGGAGAGGTTTCTCGTCAGCGGTTAATCGAATTTCTGCCGACACTGGATAAGCGGCTATTTGAATCGACATTTGTTGCCGGTGAGCGGTTTACCGTGGCTGATATTAGCGCGTATGTGATGTGTAACTTCATGAAAAATTTAGATATACACCTGGATACTGGTTTGCCGCATCTACAAGCTTGGTTTGAAACGGTCAACCAGCGACCTTCTGTGCGTCCGTAA
- a CDS encoding TetR/AcrR family transcriptional regulator — MARTKNFDREEKLIQAMELFWQKGYADTSVSDLVECLGINRFSLYNTYTDKATLFSEALEYYLKKVSFPPLHNLLHDKAGYEDIVAYLKRFASLQREQTCGCFMQNALLERAHCDEAVLATGGVLFNALAERFQTAIQNAQEQGEWNMSTDAEHFSHFLVMQMQGIRVLGKARQYELVDNGVGVLLSLLAMQNQAGAKYH, encoded by the coding sequence ATGGCTAGGACCAAAAATTTTGATAGAGAAGAAAAGCTGATCCAGGCGATGGAGCTTTTCTGGCAGAAAGGGTATGCCGATACTTCCGTCTCAGATCTGGTTGAGTGTCTGGGAATTAACCGGTTCAGTCTGTATAACACTTATACAGATAAAGCCACGTTATTCAGCGAAGCTTTAGAATATTACCTGAAGAAAGTGTCGTTTCCTCCGTTGCATAATTTGCTCCATGACAAAGCAGGTTATGAGGACATTGTGGCTTATCTGAAGCGCTTTGCGTCACTGCAGCGCGAGCAGACATGTGGTTGCTTTATGCAAAACGCCTTATTGGAACGTGCACACTGTGATGAGGCTGTACTGGCGACAGGCGGCGTTTTGTTCAACGCACTTGCTGAACGGTTTCAGACCGCCATTCAAAATGCTCAGGAGCAGGGTGAATGGAACATGAGCACAGATGCGGAGCATTTCAGTCACTTTCTGGTTATGCAAATGCAGGGTATCCGGGTACTGGGTAAAGCCCGCCAGTATGAACTGGTTGATAACGGTGTTGGGGTACTGCTGAGTCTCTTGGCAATGCAGAATCAGGCGGGCGCTAAATATCACTAG
- a CDS encoding TrkH family potassium uptake protein, with the protein MKGFIGKGGIFHLKTPHKQSQWSEPKIIIVSFLSILLPASVLLTLPLFSLTGLSFIDALFTATSAISVTGLGVVDTGTHFTHSGKVLLMILMQIGGLGQMTLSAVLLYMFGARLSLKQQAVTKGALGQENSINIRRLVILIILFTFIVETIGTMILAIRWVPEFGVTEGLFTAVFHAISAFNNAGFSLFSDSLTRYQDDPLLLMTISLLFICGGLGFTVVADLFKWSKTRHHRLRLHSKLMLVATPTLLLSGTLLFWLLERNNAATLGQLPTGLQWINAFFQSATARTAGFNSVDISQFSQPALLVMMALMLIGAGSTSTGGGIKVSTFVVAVLATITFLRQQNNVVLFKRTIAWSTVLKCLAIIVVSGLILMLAMFLLMLTEKASFDRVMFETLSAFSTAGLSAGLSASLSEPGKVIMVVVMITGRIGPLTLAYLLARPTTTQLKYPEDNVYAG; encoded by the coding sequence ATGAAAGGTTTTATCGGTAAAGGCGGTATCTTTCATCTCAAAACACCGCATAAACAATCGCAATGGTCTGAGCCTAAAATCATCATTGTCAGCTTTCTTTCCATCCTGTTGCCCGCCTCGGTATTGCTGACATTACCCCTGTTTTCTCTGACAGGGTTAAGTTTTATTGATGCGTTATTTACCGCAACTTCAGCAATCAGTGTCACCGGGTTAGGCGTTGTCGATACCGGTACCCATTTCACACATAGCGGAAAAGTACTGCTGATGATTCTGATGCAGATTGGCGGACTGGGACAGATGACCTTGTCGGCAGTGTTGCTTTACATGTTCGGGGCTCGACTCAGCCTGAAACAGCAAGCTGTCACGAAAGGCGCTTTAGGGCAAGAGAACTCAATTAACATTCGTCGTCTGGTCATTCTCATCATACTGTTTACGTTCATTGTAGAAACAATCGGAACTATGATCCTGGCTATCCGTTGGGTGCCTGAATTTGGTGTGACCGAGGGGCTGTTTACTGCCGTATTTCATGCCATTTCTGCTTTTAATAATGCGGGGTTTTCACTGTTTTCTGACAGCTTGACAAGGTATCAGGACGATCCCCTGCTTCTGATGACTATCTCGCTGTTGTTTATCTGCGGCGGTCTGGGTTTCACTGTGGTGGCCGACTTATTTAAATGGTCAAAAACACGGCACCACAGACTGCGTTTACATTCTAAATTGATGCTGGTTGCCACGCCAACGCTGCTTCTGTCCGGTACCTTACTGTTCTGGCTGCTCGAAAGAAACAATGCCGCCACACTTGGCCAGTTACCAACCGGCTTGCAGTGGATAAATGCATTCTTTCAGTCAGCAACGGCCAGAACGGCCGGGTTTAACTCAGTGGACATCTCACAGTTTTCACAACCTGCTCTTTTGGTCATGATGGCGTTGATGTTGATAGGTGCTGGTTCGACATCAACCGGCGGGGGGATCAAAGTCTCTACTTTCGTCGTGGCTGTACTGGCGACAATCACCTTTTTACGTCAGCAGAACAATGTTGTGCTGTTTAAACGAACAATTGCCTGGAGTACAGTGCTCAAATGCCTGGCGATTATTGTTGTCAGTGGCTTAATTCTGATGCTTGCCATGTTTTTGTTAATGCTGACTGAAAAAGCTTCGTTTGATCGGGTGATGTTTGAAACCCTGTCAGCTTTTTCCACCGCAGGACTCAGTGCAGGACTGAGCGCATCCCTGTCTGAGCCAGGAAAAGTCATCATGGTGGTTGTGATGATTACAGGCCGTATCGGTCCGCTTACGCTGGCATATCTGCTTGCAAGACCGACAACAACCCAACTGAAATACCCGGAAGATAACGTCTATGCAGGCTAG
- a CDS encoding TrkA family potassium uptake protein, which produces MAAESKQVAVIGLGRFGMALCHELNQHGAEVLAIDINEDLVRKAADHVTQAIVADCSVEDTVSELKLDDYDIAMVAIGDNVNASILTTLILKESGVKQVWVKAKDRYHAKILHKIGADRVVMPETEMGQRIARIMLDTRIFHYLELGSGLAIAEVVVLTTMMGNPLSAHPCCQGQHTHLLALKRGPELRPHPDKDTRMEIGDILIIAGPESELSVLLKRI; this is translated from the coding sequence ATGGCAGCTGAAAGTAAGCAAGTCGCCGTCATTGGCTTGGGACGGTTTGGAATGGCACTTTGTCATGAACTGAATCAGCATGGCGCCGAAGTTCTGGCTATCGACATAAATGAAGATCTGGTACGTAAAGCCGCAGATCATGTCACGCAAGCCATAGTCGCCGATTGCTCCGTGGAAGATACGGTTTCAGAACTCAAACTGGATGATTACGATATCGCGATGGTGGCTATCGGCGATAACGTCAACGCCAGTATTCTGACCACACTGATTTTAAAAGAATCAGGAGTAAAACAGGTTTGGGTGAAGGCCAAAGACAGATACCACGCTAAAATTCTGCACAAAATTGGTGCCGATCGTGTTGTGATGCCGGAAACAGAGATGGGGCAGCGCATTGCCCGTATCATGCTGGATACACGTATTTTTCATTATCTCGAACTGGGTAGTGGCCTGGCGATTGCCGAAGTTGTGGTGTTGACAACGATGATGGGCAACCCACTTTCTGCTCATCCTTGCTGTCAGGGCCAGCACACTCACCTTTTAGCCTTAAAACGAGGACCTGAACTCAGACCACATCCTGATAAAGACACCCGCATGGAAATCGGCGATATTCTGATCATCGCTGGGCCGGAATCAGAACTCAGCGTATTGTTAAAACGCATATGA
- the tenA gene encoding thiaminase II, which yields MKHQDLIDACQDDWQAYTHHHFVAQLAQGSLPSTAYLHYLKQDFLFLKHYARAYALAIYKATTLEEMRRPLPSLQALIGSEMHHHVTYCQQWGLTESDMEAEAEDVGTVAYTRYVLDTGMAGDLTDLFTALAPCAIGYAMIGERLIKAPDTRIQGNPYASWIQLYGGDSFQHDVQTSIQHLDELLEPVSLVSPRGQQLINIFRTATRMEIAFWQQGLDAA from the coding sequence ATGAAACATCAAGATTTAATTGATGCCTGCCAGGACGACTGGCAAGCGTATACACACCATCACTTCGTCGCACAACTGGCACAAGGATCATTACCTTCAACTGCCTATCTTCATTACTTGAAACAGGATTTCCTGTTTCTGAAACATTATGCCCGTGCCTATGCACTGGCCATTTATAAAGCAACGACACTGGAAGAAATGCGACGTCCGCTGCCCAGCCTACAGGCACTGATTGGCAGTGAAATGCACCACCATGTCACCTATTGCCAACAATGGGGGCTGACAGAATCGGACATGGAAGCAGAGGCAGAAGATGTCGGAACCGTCGCCTATACCCGTTATGTTTTAGACACGGGCATGGCGGGCGATCTGACAGACTTATTTACTGCGCTGGCGCCATGCGCGATCGGCTATGCCATGATTGGCGAAAGGCTGATAAAAGCGCCTGACACCCGTATTCAAGGCAACCCTTACGCCAGCTGGATTCAGCTCTATGGCGGCGACAGCTTCCAGCACGATGTGCAAACCAGTATCCAACATCTGGACGAATTGCTAGAGCCTGTGTCACTGGTAAGTCCACGGGGCCAGCAGCTCATCAACATTTTCCGAACGGCCACCCGCATGGAAATTGCGTTCTGGCAGCAAGGTCTGGACGCCGCTTAA
- a CDS encoding ABC transporter substrate-binding protein, with the protein MTYLPARSAIALAITSVASQAQAKDMTLMLDWFVNPNHGPIIIAQKNGLFEEQGLNIKIQEPADPSMPAKLVAAGKVDLAISYQTSLTIDVAAGLPLIRASTLIATPLNTLMVLDNNKIKTMADLKGKTIGIAIAGNEEATVGTMLKTAGVDFTDVKIVNVGWALSSSLASGKVDAIWGGLRNFESNQLALEGYKAKSFFPEEHGVPPYDELVVVANKNQYNADDLKKFNLAIEKATQYLVNHPDKAWQTFVSYSPDTLNNELNKLAWRDTLPRFALRPAAVDQERYNQFSKFMYQHKIIDNAPEAKDFVPAF; encoded by the coding sequence ATGACTTACTTACCGGCCCGAAGTGCCATCGCCCTTGCCATTACAAGTGTGGCCAGTCAGGCTCAGGCCAAAGACATGACCTTAATGCTGGACTGGTTTGTTAACCCGAATCACGGCCCGATCATTATTGCGCAGAAAAACGGATTGTTCGAAGAGCAGGGCTTAAACATCAAGATTCAGGAGCCTGCCGACCCTTCCATGCCAGCCAAACTGGTTGCAGCGGGAAAAGTGGATCTGGCGATCTCTTACCAAACCAGTCTGACCATTGATGTGGCAGCAGGGCTGCCGCTCATCAGGGCGTCGACGCTCATTGCAACACCGCTCAATACCTTGATGGTACTGGATAATAACAAGATCAAGACCATGGCAGATTTAAAAGGAAAAACGATTGGTATCGCAATTGCCGGCAATGAAGAGGCAACCGTCGGCACCATGCTCAAAACAGCAGGTGTCGACTTCACAGACGTTAAGATTGTCAATGTCGGATGGGCGCTCTCCTCGTCACTCGCCTCCGGGAAAGTTGACGCCATCTGGGGTGGATTACGCAATTTCGAATCGAACCAACTGGCGCTGGAAGGGTATAAAGCAAAATCTTTCTTCCCGGAAGAACATGGCGTGCCTCCTTACGACGAGCTGGTCGTTGTCGCCAATAAAAACCAGTACAACGCTGACGATCTGAAAAAATTCAACCTCGCCATTGAGAAAGCCACACAGTATCTCGTGAACCACCCGGATAAAGCCTGGCAAACCTTTGTCTCTTATTCTCCCGATACATTGAATAACGAGTTAAACAAACTGGCCTGGCGCGATACTTTACCTCGTTTTGCTCTCCGCCCTGCTGCCGTGGATCAGGAACGCTACAATCAGTTCTCTAAGTTTATGTATCAGCACAAAATTATCGATAATGCGCCTGAAGCAAAAGACTTTGTGCCTGCCTTTTAA
- a CDS encoding ABC transporter ATP-binding protein: protein MSTFTPPVSYPLLPPETELNKPGIHIKQLSLAFSGQKIPLFSQLDLTLQPGQWHCILGQSGCGKTTLLRLLADLLPKDVAWSGELSASDNQSISGRVAYMAQQDLLLPWLNVLDNVCFSFRLKQGKASAAVQERAIQLLHRVGLGEKLHARPSQLSGGMRQRVALVRTLIQDKPLVLMDEPFSALDAVTRYKLQDLATELLAQRTVLLITHDPQEALRLGHHLFLMQGRPGRLKHLPIPEGAPPRAINAELAVKQQAIIEQLSSQGERNV, encoded by the coding sequence ATGAGCACATTCACTCCCCCGGTAAGTTATCCATTATTGCCGCCTGAAACTGAATTGAACAAACCCGGTATTCATATAAAGCAGCTGAGCTTGGCCTTTTCAGGTCAAAAGATCCCTTTATTCAGCCAGTTGGATTTAACGCTCCAGCCCGGGCAATGGCATTGCATTCTGGGTCAGAGTGGCTGCGGTAAAACCACTTTGCTGCGCCTGCTCGCCGATCTGTTACCCAAAGATGTGGCATGGAGCGGCGAACTGTCTGCTTCTGATAACCAAAGTATCAGTGGCCGTGTCGCCTATATGGCGCAGCAAGATCTGCTGCTACCCTGGTTAAATGTTCTGGACAACGTCTGCTTCAGCTTCAGACTGAAACAGGGTAAGGCCAGTGCAGCCGTGCAGGAGCGTGCAATCCAGCTCCTCCATCGAGTTGGATTAGGTGAAAAATTGCACGCCCGTCCATCGCAATTATCAGGGGGAATGCGACAGCGCGTTGCGCTTGTTCGCACCTTAATTCAGGACAAACCGCTGGTGTTAATGGATGAACCGTTTTCCGCTCTGGACGCCGTGACAAGATATAAGCTCCAGGATCTCGCCACTGAGTTGCTGGCTCAGCGCACCGTTCTGCTGATCACCCATGATCCTCAGGAAGCATTAAGGCTGGGTCACCACCTGTTTTTAATGCAAGGGAGACCAGGACGATTAAAGCATTTGCCCATTCCCGAAGGTGCACCGCCGAGAGCCATCAACGCTGAACTGGCCGTCAAACAACAAGCCATTATCGAGCAACTTTCCAGCCAGGGTGAGCGCAATGTTTAA
- the thiD gene encoding bifunctional hydroxymethylpyrimidine kinase/phosphomethylpyrimidine kinase, whose translation MNTPTIAKPSPLNNPARTPITLTIAGSDSGGGAGIQADIKAISATGGYACSVITALTAQNTLGVSGIFPVSPAFVEQQLDAVFSDLDIRAVKIGMLSDAGIIQAVAKKLRQYQPEFIVLDPVMVATSGDLLLEEDAISTLKNELIPLANLITPNLPEAVTLTGSAGRHIDPPALKCLDQEMLIEQLRAISNNAVLLKGGHWEHDAFSTDYLITKSDTVTISAERVVTRNTHGTGCTLSAAIASYLAQGFSLADAVNQGKTYLTEALCHADLLSIGQGHGPVHHFYALHSLRDQG comes from the coding sequence ATGAACACGCCCACAATAGCCAAACCTTCTCCGTTAAATAATCCTGCACGTACTCCGATTACGCTGACCATTGCCGGTTCAGACAGCGGCGGCGGTGCGGGCATTCAGGCAGACATTAAAGCGATTTCAGCAACAGGTGGCTATGCCTGTTCCGTCATCACTGCACTGACGGCGCAAAATACACTGGGTGTCTCCGGCATCTTTCCTGTCAGCCCTGCGTTTGTTGAACAGCAATTGGATGCCGTTTTCAGTGATCTCGACATCCGGGCCGTCAAAATCGGGATGCTGAGTGATGCCGGTATCATCCAGGCCGTCGCAAAAAAGCTTCGCCAGTACCAGCCTGAATTTATCGTGCTGGACCCTGTGATGGTGGCCACCAGCGGGGATCTTTTACTCGAAGAAGACGCTATCAGTACGCTGAAAAATGAACTCATTCCTTTAGCCAACCTGATAACCCCGAACCTTCCCGAGGCCGTGACACTCACAGGCTCCGCCGGCCGGCATATCGATCCACCAGCCCTCAAGTGTCTTGATCAAGAAATGCTGATTGAGCAACTCAGAGCCATCAGCAACAATGCTGTGTTGCTCAAAGGCGGTCATTGGGAACATGACGCATTCAGCACGGATTACCTGATTACAAAAAGTGACACCGTCACCATTTCAGCCGAGCGTGTAGTAACTCGTAATACTCACGGTACAGGGTGCACTTTATCCGCTGCTATTGCCTCCTACCTGGCACAAGGCTTTAGCCTCGCCGACGCTGTCAATCAAGGCAAAACATATCTGACCGAAGCCCTGTGCCATGCAGATCTGCTCAGCATTGGTCAGGGACACGGACCCGTTCATCACTTCTATGCACTTCACTCGTTGAGGGATCAGGGATGA
- a CDS encoding VOC family protein, producing the protein MKKHHQINYVEFPAAQLSKTKAFFERVFGWSFIDYGDEYTAFSEQGLDGGFYAAPLFSQVEKGSALIVIYSDNLEATEQAVIAAGGVIVKPIFSFPGGRRFHFTEPSGNELAVWSE; encoded by the coding sequence GTGAAAAAGCACCATCAAATAAATTATGTTGAATTTCCCGCAGCCCAACTATCTAAGACAAAGGCGTTTTTTGAGCGCGTTTTTGGCTGGTCATTCATCGATTATGGTGATGAATACACTGCATTTTCAGAGCAGGGGCTGGATGGCGGATTTTATGCTGCGCCATTGTTTTCTCAGGTTGAAAAAGGGTCTGCACTGATTGTGATTTACAGTGACAATCTGGAAGCCACTGAACAGGCCGTGATCGCGGCAGGTGGGGTGATTGTGAAGCCGATTTTTTCTTTTCCTGGCGGCAGACGCTTTCACTTCACTGAGCCAAGTGGTAATGAACTGGCAGTATGGTCTGAATAA
- a CDS encoding family 20 glycosylhydrolase, with product MIKTSVLALALSAVFAAPAMAIPAADLDQLGQGLDVTYTVLDNTQDDWVTFRAKIDFTNQSSKTLPATGWSIYFSHIRMVESVLTDQVKISHVNGDMFKLEPTANFVPLAPGQSLAIEFDAANWQVAKTDVMPNWYFVSEDQGQTITSLITSTSNRVNGLVPTKPSEELPFVADFSTPQQWKRYGSAAITDFYDPFTAQDRYQRNADLNVISNANGVIPTPAEMTLGTGDVTLDSTWVIVYGNGYEDQAMFLANQLGITAAPWSPTTQKRINMGWGQVNINGVQKWEEAYNLNVDAASEVITIGAADPAGALYASQSLLQLIDGNKVPAVQIADAPRFAYRGFSVDAVRNFRTKDSILQLLDQMAAFKLNKLHLRLADDEGWRIEIAGLPELTDVGATRCHDPEEKTCLLPFLGAGPEGSPESNGYYTAADYQEILSHAAALNIEVVPEIDIPGHAHAAIKAMEARYDHYAAQGNMAEANKYLLTDFNDTTQYLSVQMFTDNAINVCMESTYNFVDAVVSGLVSLHQGVQPLKTFHFGGDEIAGAWINSPACQDFIANNTDGVNSVSDLSRYFVERISVITANYGLDMAGWEDGLMHDGQVYPRSQMANSQLWGNAWQNIWEWGVADRAYNLANNDYKVVYNHATHLYFDHPYEPDPNERGYYWAPRFTDTRKTFGFMPDDVFANADFTRAGAPITKAEVVASAGVKKLLKPENVLGLQGSLWAETVRTEDQFEGMVFPRVLGLAERAWHTATWEANDNAGIALDETGRNTDYNQFANLLGQKVLPKLEQAGIAFNLPVPGGVIENGVLQANSTFPGLTIEYSTDQGASWQSYDHLNPPAVAAGVQLRTVSGLRASRVATVN from the coding sequence ATGATAAAAACGTCAGTATTAGCACTTGCATTGTCAGCTGTATTTGCTGCACCTGCGATGGCTATTCCTGCTGCAGACCTGGACCAGCTAGGTCAGGGGTTGGATGTGACTTACACCGTTTTGGATAACACTCAGGATGACTGGGTCACTTTCCGCGCGAAGATTGATTTCACAAACCAAAGCAGTAAAACATTACCCGCGACAGGTTGGTCAATTTACTTCAGCCATATTCGCATGGTTGAAAGTGTCTTAACCGACCAGGTGAAAATCAGCCATGTTAACGGGGATATGTTTAAACTCGAGCCTACCGCAAACTTTGTACCTCTGGCTCCGGGACAATCGCTTGCCATTGAGTTTGACGCAGCAAACTGGCAGGTCGCAAAAACTGACGTAATGCCAAACTGGTATTTCGTGTCTGAAGATCAGGGCCAGACCATCACATCGCTGATCACCAGTACCAGTAACCGCGTGAATGGCCTGGTCCCGACCAAGCCATCAGAAGAACTTCCTTTCGTAGCGGATTTTTCAACGCCACAACAATGGAAACGTTATGGAAGTGCTGCCATAACCGATTTTTACGATCCTTTTACCGCGCAAGACAGATACCAGCGTAATGCTGATCTCAATGTCATCAGCAATGCCAATGGCGTGATTCCTACGCCAGCCGAAATGACGCTTGGTACTGGTGATGTCACGCTGGATTCAACCTGGGTCATCGTTTACGGCAACGGTTATGAAGATCAGGCCATGTTCCTGGCCAACCAACTGGGTATCACCGCTGCGCCCTGGTCACCCACGACACAAAAACGTATCAATATGGGCTGGGGCCAGGTCAACATCAATGGCGTCCAAAAATGGGAAGAGGCATATAACCTAAACGTTGACGCCGCCAGTGAGGTCATCACCATCGGTGCTGCAGATCCTGCAGGTGCACTTTATGCCTCCCAGTCATTGTTGCAATTAATTGACGGCAATAAAGTTCCCGCAGTACAGATTGCTGATGCCCCTCGTTTTGCATACCGTGGCTTCTCCGTCGATGCAGTCCGTAACTTCCGTACCAAAGATTCGATTCTTCAGCTACTCGACCAAATGGCCGCATTTAAACTGAACAAACTGCACTTGCGCCTGGCTGATGATGAAGGCTGGCGTATAGAAATTGCCGGTTTGCCTGAGCTGACAGATGTTGGTGCAACACGCTGTCATGATCCTGAAGAAAAAACCTGTCTGTTACCTTTCCTGGGGGCTGGCCCTGAGGGTTCACCTGAATCCAATGGTTATTACACAGCGGCAGACTATCAGGAAATTCTGAGCCATGCCGCTGCACTGAACATCGAAGTCGTGCCAGAGATCGATATCCCAGGACATGCACACGCGGCGATCAAAGCGATGGAAGCTCGCTATGACCATTACGCGGCACAAGGAAACATGGCAGAAGCGAACAAATATCTGCTGACCGATTTTAACGATACCACTCAGTATCTGTCGGTTCAGATGTTCACAGACAACGCCATCAACGTGTGTATGGAATCAACCTATAACTTTGTTGATGCCGTCGTGAGCGGCCTTGTCAGCCTGCATCAGGGCGTTCAGCCCCTCAAAACCTTCCACTTCGGGGGTGACGAAATTGCTGGTGCGTGGATTAACTCGCCTGCCTGTCAGGATTTCATTGCCAACAATACTGATGGTGTGAACAGCGTCTCGGATCTGAGCCGTTACTTTGTTGAACGTATTTCTGTGATCACAGCCAACTATGGTCTGGATATGGCAGGCTGGGAAGACGGACTGATGCACGATGGTCAGGTTTACCCTCGCTCACAAATGGCAAACAGCCAGCTCTGGGGGAACGCATGGCAGAATATCTGGGAATGGGGTGTCGCAGATCGTGCCTACAATCTGGCCAATAACGACTATAAAGTCGTCTATAACCATGCGACCCACCTGTACTTTGACCACCCATATGAGCCCGATCCAAACGAGCGTGGCTACTACTGGGCACCACGCTTTACCGACACCCGTAAAACCTTTGGTTTCATGCCAGATGATGTCTTCGCCAATGCTGACTTCACTCGCGCCGGTGCACCGATCACCAAAGCCGAAGTGGTTGCTTCAGCAGGTGTGAAAAAGCTGCTCAAGCCTGAGAATGTTCTGGGTCTTCAGGGATCGCTCTGGGCCGAAACTGTCCGTACCGAAGACCAGTTTGAAGGGATGGTCTTCCCTCGCGTGTTAGGCCTGGCTGAACGTGCCTGGCACACGGCTACTTGGGAAGCCAATGACAACGCTGGCATTGCTTTGGATGAAACCGGACGTAACACAGATTACAACCAGTTCGCCAACCTGCTGGGTCAGAAAGTACTGCCGAAACTGGAGCAAGCGGGTATCGCGTTTAACCTGCCAGTTCCCGGCGGTGTGATTGAGAATGGTGTCCTTCAAGCCAATTCGACGTTCCCGGGTCTGACGATTGAGTACTCAACCGATCAAGGCGCGAGCTGGCAGTCGTACGACCATCTCAACCCACCCGCGGTTGCGGCAGGTGTTCAGCTGAGAACTGTTTCCGGTCTGCGAGCCAGCCGGGTAGCAACAGTTAACTAA
- a CDS encoding DUF3450 domain-containing protein, which produces MNMMKSSLTVIALGLSINAGANTLEVARNIESKINQSAQQSQNKIDKSADATLSMKADIEALQEEVKNLIVYRDHLARLVESQESEKSSLSEQISGIKETRQGVVPLMYKMIDGLKSVVEDDKPIKREQRLARIAKLEFMMAQADISDAEKYRRILEAYQIEMDYGTKLGVYQGKLALSDAENIEADLLYLGRVAFVARSLDGQRYWAWNDGTHQWQSLESQAGTELDKAFAMASKQIAPGLISLPVSVNLEAN; this is translated from the coding sequence ATGAACATGATGAAATCCAGTCTGACCGTGATTGCACTCGGTCTGAGCATAAATGCAGGCGCCAATACACTTGAAGTGGCCCGCAATATTGAGAGCAAAATCAATCAGTCTGCCCAACAAAGCCAGAACAAGATTGATAAAAGTGCAGATGCAACGCTTTCAATGAAGGCTGACATTGAAGCTCTGCAGGAAGAAGTGAAAAACCTGATCGTCTATCGGGATCATCTGGCTCGTCTGGTTGAGAGCCAGGAATCAGAAAAAAGCAGTCTGAGCGAGCAGATTTCAGGCATCAAAGAAACCCGCCAGGGTGTGGTGCCATTGATGTACAAAATGATCGATGGTCTGAAATCTGTGGTAGAAGATGACAAACCGATCAAACGAGAGCAAAGGTTAGCGCGGATTGCAAAGCTGGAGTTCATGATGGCTCAGGCCGATATCAGCGACGCTGAGAAGTATCGTCGTATTCTCGAGGCTTACCAGATTGAAATGGACTACGGTACTAAGCTGGGTGTCTATCAGGGCAAATTGGCCCTGAGTGACGCGGAAAATATTGAAGCCGATCTGCTGTATCTCGGCCGTGTGGCCTTCGTGGCACGTAGCCTTGATGGCCAGCGCTACTGGGCATGGAATGACGGCACACATCAATGGCAATCATTGGAATCTCAGGCTGGGACTGAGCTGGATAAAGCATTTGCTATGGCATCGAAACAAATCGCCCCGGGTCTGATCTCTCTTCCTGTTTCTGTAAATCTGGAGGCGAACTGA